The Candidatus Micrarchaeia archaeon DNA segment CAGAAAAATATTTAGATAAAGCAAAAAAAGTTTTTGATCATCGAATGGATGATGTTGCAATTTTATTAGCATATTCATCTGCATTTCATGCATCTAGAGCAATTTTATTTAAAGAAGGAGTATCAGAAAGAAGTCATTATGCAGTTTGTGAATATTTAAAATACAAAC contains these protein-coding regions:
- a CDS encoding HEPN domain-containing protein, with product MSIEILFEEGLLKKCIPSKEKAEKSIEIAEKYLDKAKKVFDHRMDDVAILLAYSSAFHASRAILFKEGVSERSHYAVCEYLKYK